aggCCGGATTCGAAGGACCATGACAAACGATaaattgttttgaataattttggaATTCTAAAATAGGGACACATTAAAGTTAAGGGGGCAAATCATGTGTATGAAAATGAAGGAATATACACACACAACATGAGTGTGTAGAAACAAACCAATTCTCACCTTGATCCCAACAATGAATTATTtaacatacttttttttttaaaaaaaaaaaaaacttcaattgaacctgcatcccttgttttataaaaatacaatttgtCTGGAATGGAAAATCGAACCTCCGTCTACTTCAATTGAGATTAAAGTTACTAACCTTAAACTTAAATCTTTTGCCTCTTATTTTCCATCTCTTAAACATGTGGTCCACGtctaattaattagttaatatCTTACCTCTTagtatattataagcttgctaacaaaTACTAACCctaaatctaattttttttacttttttattttattttttattgcagctatatattaaaaaaaatacaaatttgtttAGAACGAAAATCGAACTTACAATTAAGTATTTCAACCACTAAAGTATATACTTCAAGTGTGATTAAAGTTGCTAACCTTAAACATAATTCTTTTCCCTCTTATTTTCCCTCTCTTAAACATGTGGTCCACATccaattaattagtttttattttttatttttacggaACATCCGATTAATTAGTTAATCCAccttaattacttaattattatatatattattattacatactatataatatatatacctTATATTTGCGAACACATGCTAACTCTAACGTAgtctataaaataatttttggtaATGTACCATAATTTCTGTTGTATgaacatttttctaaatttattgttgaactaaTTTTTagtgttactcaactttttttaatatacctTTTAATATTACTCcttccgtttcaaattacttgactttttagaaaaaaacaagaaattaagaaagtgtatttttgcaccttattttcctattataaccttattttaattcaccaatattatttttttgcactcactttctctttccaataaatttaatatgtcatgtatcaattttttttaaacaaattatacaaagaagtttagtaaaaaaaaatacaataaaaagatttaaaataaaaatatttaaaataaggagggtataatagacaaaatataacataaattatcaaaaagacaagtaatttaaaaaaaaaaaaaaaaattctaaaaagtcaagtaatttgaaacgaagggagtacatttttaatttttgttagagGCTAATTAGACCTGGTTGAAGTTCTAGATATATATTGCATATTTGCATCCACAAGTAATCAATCTTTGTTAAGGTCAAACATATAGATATAGTGTAGTACATTAGGTTTCTTTAATCTCAAATCCTACCGAATAAATCAAACattgtgtttatttttctttacttatcacacaacacaacacaacacaacacaaccatATTTTCTTTTGGCCAAAGCCAATCATAAAAGATAAGAACTAACATTAGTGGTTGTCCTTCTTGTTTTAGAATTAATTATATACGTCATGTTTAATTCCACTCCACAGGACTAACCACAGAAAAAATAGTAACTaagatttataattttgaagagTTTAACGGGCATACATCATTGacataaaatacaattttagaCTGACATTctataatgtattttttattagatgtagtgttaaattgttaattaatccTTAAATTAAAGTGTGTAAGTTATCGATTTTTTTAGATGTTTGATGTTTCATCCAATTTAAATTTAGTACGACTAAAAAGTTGTTAACTTTTAAAGTTAATCGAGCATtacaacataaaaattatttaacaatagtttttctcatatttttttaaatatacgCATAAAgataggaaagaaaaaaaaacttatagaaagtttagcctaaaaaaatagaaacaataaaaagatttagttactctcaccaaaaaaaaaataaaaagatttagttgcaatattttgatataaaaataaattttaatcttttagtgaatattttaagaagattgtatatcaaaaaagattttgcttcgaaaaaaaagattgtatatcaaaaaaaacaaaattaaaaaagattggttatttttttacttatatatagaCAACAAATTGGTTAATCGATTCccataattcattcattcatcggAAGGAAGCAAAGCATAgtgtttttggtttttgaaCACTTCCGTCTAATACGTCGTCGTATGGAAGCAATTGAACCACAATCACTCAAGAAACGTCCCCTGGATCTATTCTCTCCACTTGATCAACAACTCGCTCCTCCCGATTCCGAAAGCAAGAAAATTCGTGTTAATTACAAAGTGAATGCCGAGTATGGTGGAATTCAAGAAAGCATTGCTCAACCTCAGACGAAGAATTCTGCTACAAAGAATCAGTCTCAAGAACCAGGGCTTGCTCTACTTCCAGGTCCATCAATGCCAAGCAGAGGATCTTCCAGGAATTTCTCAACATCTTCTTTGATGGAAAGAATGGAAAGTAAATGGCCACGACCTGATTGGCATGCACCATGGAAAAACTACAGAGTCATCAGTGGTCATTTAGGATGGGTGACATCTATTGCAGTTGATCCCAGTAATACATGGTTTGCTACTGGTTCTGCAGATCGAACTATCAAGATATGGGATTTAGCAACTGGTGTTCTAAAACTCACATTAACAGGTCACATCCAACAAGTAAGAGCACTTGCTATTAGCAACAAACATACCTACATGTTTTCTGCTGCTGATGATAAACAAGTTAAATGTTGGGATCTTGAACAGAACAAGGTTATTAGGTCTTATCATGGTCATCTCAGTGGTGTTTACTGCTTGTCTATTCATCCCGACGACAACAACATGTTAGTTACCGGAGGACGTGATTCTGTCTGCCGGGTTTGGGACATACGTAAACAAACCCAAATTCATGCTCTAGGTCATGACAATACTGTCTGCTCTGTGTTTACAACGGAAACGGACCCTTATCAAGTTGTTACTGGTTCTCATGATTCTACAATCAAGATGTGGGATGTTAGGTATTATGGTAAAACATTGCTAACTACACTTACAAACCATAAAAAGTCTGTTCGAGCAATGGCTCCACATCCTAAACAGCGAGCTTTTGCATCTGCATCGGCTGATAATATTAAAAAGTTCACACTTCCaaaaggacaattttgtcaCAATATGCTCTCTCAACAGAAAACTATTATCAATGCACTGGCAGTCAATGAGGAGGGTGTTATGGTTACCGGAGGTGACAACGGTAGTATGTGGTTCTGGGATTGGAAGAGTGGTCACAATTTCCAGCAATTACAAACAATTGTACAACCTGGTTCACTGGATAGTGAAGCTGGTATTTATGCTTTAACCTATGATATCACCGGTACGAGGCTTATATCATGTGAAGCcgacaaaacaataaaaatgtggAAACAAGATCAAAATGCCACTCAAGAAACACATCCCCTTAACTTCAGGCCTCCTAAAGACATCCGTCGGTTCTAGTTATGTATGTAGCCCGGCCTCATTTTGATTAGATGTGCTAGCTGTTACTTCATACTTAGCTTTTTAGCACACTTCTAATCATCTTAATTTGTAACATTTCTTTGAACTTGAATAAAGATTATTACTGCTTAGATTCATATGTATTTCAATATTCAAtagttttgcaaaataaaatagggTTTCAGGTGAAAAGGAAATAAACAAACTTGTGTTTTATTGAGGTGTTcctattttcttgtttttacaACAAAGACTAAGAAATTCCGTTTTATGAGTAGTAATATACTCAACCAActtagtcaataaaaattagAGTTATTTGATTGAGATTAACCGTTCAGATTTTAACgatagaatttttatatttgtaaataaCACGTCTCATTCATGTTAGTCGTTGTTTGGATGCCAAGAGCTGAAGAAAGACTCGTGTGACACACACAGGTGTGAGTCTACGTGAAGGGTTCAGATTTTAACGACATTCATGGAGCTAATTTTGCATAGCTTTCACCCAATAGTCCATGTGTTATTGCTAGATAATGCATGGAGCTCACTTTGCATAGCTTTCACCCAACAGTCATGCTTAGAAGCTTCAGCGTAGTTGTTAGGCTCATTATCACTGATGCAACTCATAATGTGGAATATTAACTCAACAAGTGTGTAAAtagaacaataaatttaatatttaacaatatttcaATTTGGGAGCTTCTACGATACATCAGAATAATTCGAATGTACTGGTACATTAAGTcgttaaattgataaattaacgattatttttatgaattaagctgattattgtattttagagataataatattactagaaaaatcacaatttcacTGTTTATAAGCAActcactaattttttaaaatttttgattaaaaaaatacaatattgactaatataaggaataaaaattcaaaaaatatcaaattttatatttttgacaatttcgataaataatatttggttattataatgtttttaatgatagaaaaaattaattattttaaaaaagattcaTTTATCTATCATttctttattgtaaaaaaaatcaatttttttaaaaaacaaatggaTGCAATGGATCTACTACATGATCAAAATAAAAGgagaaatcaattttttaaaaaaacaaatggaTGCAATGGATCTACTACATGatcaaaataaaaggaaaaaatacaaaagaacgATGAGACATAAAATCTAACCTAatgtaagaaaagaaaaaacaagcaATCTAAATGGGTAATAAAAACTTACTTATATATGCCCGGATTTATTTGAAGCAAAATCCATTGATTATTTTGGGTCTTTATAGAATCAATGGCTGCTTGAATTGTTTTGAATGCTCCTTTACCTCTTTGGTTAACCACAATGGTGTTTGCAATTCGATTGCCACCACAATCTATTGCTTTACCAACATAAAACAAACCAATCAACAGTATTAGAGAGAACCTCATTAGTGGTGAAAGCAACTTCATAGTATTTAGTGAGTATAGTACCTTGCCTTAAAGTATAatataaatacttttattttcacTGATCTTAATTTTAATACTATACATTTGAGGCAATTAATTCACCTACAAATCATCATATAAAATTGCAATTAATTCACctacttaaaaagaaaataattcaaattcaagttATAATTGGGGGGGAAGGAAAATTGAAAGATTTGATGGTATGTGATAATGTGATGGAATGAGTTCCATTGTATTCCATTTCACTCCATTCACTTtttacaaatccaaacaatggaatctAATTAGTTACCACTCcattccactccattccatcatataccaccaatccaaacatagccttagaAACATACAAGGGACATTGATTCAAAAGCAAAGAAGACCAATCGTGAACACTCTAATAGAGATTACTACTCAACGTCTCAGCCTACTACAAAATAAACCTAGCGTcgctcaaaataaaaaacactaaaaacaaCCTCACATCATCCAATTACAAACCTtagaataaatataaattttttttcggTAAAAGTCACAAAATTTGTCTCAAAAGGGTACATAAAAGATATTTTGGGCAGATTAACCAAAAGTTACAAGAGcctaaaaaattcaaagtacaAACCACAATGTCCAGGAGCCCTTGAGCTTGAGACGAAGTTTTTTCTTCCTTCCTCTATCATTCTTTTGCTTcatgaaattatatttttgtctaTGAGAATGAAGTTCAGAACGGTTCCCATGAGCATAGCTTAGTTGACGGGAAcatcccacttatccatttAAGTGTGAAAAATTCAGAATGTAAATtccgatttttttattttactgttatagacttttttataaaactatACAAAGTTTGAAATTTACTTCGGAACTTTATTCCcaagggtaaaaatgaaatttcatgGAACAATACAAAATGGGGAAGAGAAACCTCGGCTTGAGGCACATCGCAGCCACAGGTACTACTAGGCTATACAAAACAAAAGCCCAATGCAAACATGATCACCTAATCTACACCGTACAACAAATCCTAACACGTAATCAACTGTTCACATCACATCATTATCCACCACCAACGGTGTCAGATCTATCACGACCATCACGTGCCATGGACACGCCAACACACATATCACCGTTATATTTATAGCAGAACCTCACCCTCTGTGCCCTACTTCACAATTTTCCAATTCTCGATTTACCACCAAAAACTCTCATCGGAACCCAACCACTGTGAACCGAAAAACCACTCTCTTCTCTTCAACGAAACCGTTTCCACTTTCTCTTTCATCAGGTATTTCGATTTCTCCAAAAACTCTCGATTAGGGTTTATAAACTCTGAAACCCTAGGGATTTTAGTCGATTATAGCTAttagtttgaatttgtttgattAATTCCAAATGCTGTTTTCGAGTGATGCATTTATTGATTATATTGGttttattgattgatattgcattttgaattatttgataCTGATTTTTTAGTTCATTGTAATGGAAAACTGGTtaatctttttgttttgtttgtggaTTTAGATTTTTTGTTCAAGTATGGGGGATACTGAACCAATGGTTACAGAAACATCTGCTGTTGAGACGTATCCATCGGATGGTTACAATAACACCGCTTCGGATCCGGTTCCCGAGGCTGCTGCTCCTGCTCCTGCTGAGGTTGCAGGAGAAGCTGGTGTTCAGGATAATTCAAGCTATGAGTTAGGTGATGGGAATGCTTATACTGCCGGGGATCCTAATTCTGTACTTCAACAAGCTCAGTTTAGTGCAACAAATGAGTCCAAGCAAGTTGCTGGAGTGCCTGATGCTAACTCGGGTGCGGTTGGAAATGAAGCTACGGATTCTACTATGGTTTCTGGCGAACATTTGTCTGTAAATGGCGGTGTTGATACAGTTGGACTTGAAAATGGAAATGCATTGGAGCATGTTAATGGGTCAGCTGATGAGAAACAGCTTACAGATGCTTACGGTATATATAAGCCTTTTCTTTCTGatatatcatatcatgtctttattattattgggagttttgtaaaaaaataaataaatcagaaTTCAATATTATGGTTAGGTATAGATATAGAGCTGTCAAGACTTGGTTTAAGTGGTTTATTAATTAGCAAATATAGTTTGTGTAGGTCTTGTTGctattattttgttgataattAGTGTTTCACATTATCATTTTCTAATGAAACTTGCTCATCAATGTTGAGAACTAATGGATTTTCAGCAacattcatatataaaaaagaaaatttcaatCGCTCATGTTAAGAAGCTTTGCTTTTCATGCACTGTATGTGGCGTCTAAGGCTATAACAATTGGTTTTACATGTTTCTATTGACGAATAGTTTGTATCCAGCAGATTAGAACTAAGAGTAAAGATATACTACTATAATGCTACTTCCATTACCTTTTGTTTCAAGGGACTTTGAAAATTTTCCAGGCCTAAAGTTGTAGGTTGATCTGGATCTTGATATAATAAATAGCTTTATTAGGTATATACATAAGGCTTCACTTTTAAAGTTGATTCcattttatttggtttgtaaTTTGGTGATCACATATTCCGAGCCACCTCTGCAACTTCTGGATGTCTTTTATCTTACTGATTCAATGCCTAATATACATGCCTTATCTCGATACAtcttgttttaaatattttttaataattaattattcacAATCATGTCGGTTTTCAACCAAATTATGATTTTTCCCTATTCATTTGTCTCATGTTCAACAGCTGCTCTGTCTGCTGAAGAGGATAGACTGTGGAATATTGTAACAGCTAATTCGTCAGATTTTACTGCTTGGACTTCTTTGATTGAAGAGACTGAGAAGGTGGCAGAGGTATGCTACGTCGACCTAATTTTTAAGACGTGAATTGCATGTTGAGAATGTTTTGATGTTCGCTTCTTTCAGCTTTGACGACCAAATTTTTATGCAAGTGGTTTTTAAGAACTGAACCAAACCATTAATGTGATTCAATTCAGTTTAGTTTATGCACCATGAACACCCTGGCATTGTCAATTTCAAAGTCTTATATTGCAATATCTTGTTTGAATATGTCATGTGCTATAGCTACCGTTGCATACAAAACATGATTTTGTATTCTTTTTTGTGGGGTATATTTGGGTGTGTGGGCTGATACtgaaatttatcaatttattgTCTTGGGTTATTATGTGgcgatttttttttgttatgattcAAGTTTGATCCTGCCAAATCACGCGATGTTACCCTTTTGAGAATTCTCAGATTTTTTGTAGTTATCCCATTAGGATTAGGATGCAGCGATATAAGGAAGAATTGAAACAAATAACTGATTCACAATGTTTTCATATTTCTTTGATATATGACATGAATGCTTTTTTTAAGAATTGACAGTTTATATTGTTAAATCTACATCTGTTTAATGGTGTGTCTTGATTAAAAATGTCTATAATGTACACAAGTTATGTGGGTGGTTTGCTTGCTGTTCCCAGTCGACAATCAGACTACCATAGTTTCTTGTTTTGTAGCATTTAAGAAAGTTTGCCTATGAATGTACCATgctatattattttttccttcttgTCTCATTATATGATGCTGGTGGTTGTAGGTTTAGTTGGCAACTAATGTAAtgtattttattattgatttattttaagaCTCATGGTTCTAATTTAATGATTTCTCCATTGAAGAACAACATTTTGAAGATTCGTAGAGTCTATGATGCTTTCCTGGCAGAATTCCCTTTGTGTTATGGGTATTGGAAAAAATATGCTGACCATGAGGCGCGTCTTGGCACTGCTGATAAAGTTGTTGAAGTTTATGAACGTGCTGTTCAAGGGGTTACATATTCAGTGGACATGTGGTTACATTATTGCATATTTGCCATAAACACCTATGGAGATCCAGACACAGTTCGTAGGTAATGGATGCTTATTTACTTGTTACCTTATTATTTTCCATGATTGGTTTTTCCATTTACTAGGCTCAGCTGTTTCTTGCCTGCTTTCTAACCTGATTTCAGAGACTGTGCAACAGTGCTATCTCCCTTTTATGGCGGAAAAGCTTTGATGGGATTGCATGTCAGAATGGTTTTCATTCTGATGTTTAAATCCTTGGTTTTGAGTCCACTATGTGTAGTAGTTGAAATTTTCAGTCCATTTTCCTCCCAATAAACTTTTCCATTTAATTTCAAAGTTCGTAGTTGTGTAGAAGGGTTTTGTTTTTTCCCCCCTTTCCTGTTGAAAATGGTAGCTGTTTTTATCTTTGACACTCTGAGGTGTATCAAATTGCAAATTGCTGCTGGGAAGATCTCGTCTGGTTAAGGGCTAGATGGCCTCTATGACTGCTCCATTTCTCGGACATAGTATGATTTTTTGCAGGAAGGTAAATGCAGCGTTTGGATGTCTTATATGATGTTACGAGTGATTTGTTTGTTACCCTAGTACACTAGTGCTGCTGTCTCCAAATACATGGTTGTGCATCAGTCAATGGATGCTTCAAGTTACAGATTAATCAAAATTGCATGCTTGCATATTTCAGGCTTTTTGAACGAGGATTAGCTTATGTTGGAACAGATTATCTTTCATTTCCTCTTTGGGATAAATACATTGAATATGAGTATATACAGCAAGACTGGGCGCGCCTTGCGATGATCTACACCAGAATATTAGAGAATCCAAATCAGCAGTTGGATCGGTATTTCAACAGGTAATTACTTGTTTCAACGTTATCATTCTACCTCATTAGTTTCTGAAAAGAAACAGTTactatttttggttttatttttgcACATATTGTCTTCTACTATCTCTCTACTTTCCTCAAATTAAAGTATTTCAATGGCCTTGCAGCTTCAAGGAGTTGGCTAGTAATCGACCTTTGTCAGAATTACGGACAACTGATGAAGCTACTGCAGCGGCAGGTGTTGTTTCAGAGGGTACTGACCAGGGTGTTGAAGGAGAGGTTCGTCTGGATGGTGCGGAGAGTTCTCCTAAACCTGTAAATGCTGGATTAACAGAAGCAGAAGAGTTGGAGAAGTATATCG
This genomic interval from Trifolium pratense cultivar HEN17-A07 linkage group LG6, ARS_RC_1.1, whole genome shotgun sequence contains the following:
- the LOC123889056 gene encoding protein pleiotropic regulatory locus 1-like, with protein sequence MEAIEPQSLKKRPLDLFSPLDQQLAPPDSESKKIRVNYKVNAEYGGIQESIAQPQTKNSATKNQSQEPGLALLPGPSMPSRGSSRNFSTSSLMERMESKWPRPDWHAPWKNYRVISGHLGWVTSIAVDPSNTWFATGSADRTIKIWDLATGVLKLTLTGHIQQVRALAISNKHTYMFSAADDKQVKCWDLEQNKVIRSYHGHLSGVYCLSIHPDDNNMLVTGGRDSVCRVWDIRKQTQIHALGHDNTVCSVFTTETDPYQVVTGSHDSTIKMWDVRYYGKTLLTTLTNHKKSVRAMAPHPKQRAFASASADNIKKFTLPKGQFCHNMLSQQKTIINALAVNEEGVMVTGGDNGSMWFWDWKSGHNFQQLQTIVQPGSLDSEAGIYALTYDITGTRLISCEADKTIKMWKQDQNATQETHPLNFRPPKDIRRF